The following proteins are encoded in a genomic region of Danio rerio strain Tuebingen ecotype United States chromosome 16, GRCz12tu, whole genome shotgun sequence:
- the pard6ga gene encoding par-6 family cell polarity regulator gamma a isoform X1 yields the protein MTKRKKSISHRKPAFQISKPHNFRPVSSIIDVDLVPESHRRVRLYRQNSDRPLGFFIRDGTTVTVTPYGLEKRPGVFISRIVPGGLAACTGLLALNDQVLEVNGIEVSGKTLDQVTDMMIANSHNLIITVKPANQHNNITRKSCASSTTGHYFESTESVCYPGLPMIMKAYGFNGSESEEDVDLVIERPVKHQYSSPHVSTSYRPQVAPGRPNSLLSAASFRSQPCLACTGHTGLRSVSDRQDYYGFKAAIRQESCSSGDVRNSWQVDLSSHLLLPQGAMEEDGIVVFL from the coding sequence ATGACCAAACGCAAGAAATCCATAAGCCACAGAAAACCAGCGTTTCAGATCAGCAAACCACACAACTTCCGTCCCGTTTCCTCCATCATTGATGTGGACCTCGTCCCGGAATCCCACAGGAGAGTTCGCTTGTACCGGCAAAACTCAGACCGTCCTCTTGGCTTCTTTATTCGCGATGGCACCACAGTCACCGTCACTCCATACGGCCTGGAGAAGCGCCCAGGGGTCTTCATCTCCCGCATTGTGCCCGGCGGACTGGCAGCCTGCACGGGTTTGCTAGCCCTCAACGACCAGGTCCTGGAGGTGAACGGTATCGAGGTTTCAGGCAAGACTTTGGATCAGGTGACGGATATGATGATCGCCAACAGCCACAATCTCATCATCACAGTCAAACCTgcaaaccagcacaacaacatcaCTCGCAAAAGCTGTGCTTCTTCAACAACGGGACATTATTTCGAGAGCACAGAGTCGGTTTGCTATCCCGGTTTGCCAATGATAATGAAAGCCTATGGTTTTAATGGCTCGGAGAGTGAAGAAGATGTAGATTTGGTCATCGAGAGGCCTGTCAAACATCAATATTCATCTCCACATGTTAGCACTTCATACAGGCCTCAGGTTGCTCCCGGAAGGCCGAATTCACTCCTTTCAGCAGCGTCTTTTCGCTCTCAACCTTGTCTTGCTTGCACTGGACACACCGGGCTAAGGAGTGTGAGCGACAGGCAGGATTATTATGGGTTTAAAGCGGCCATCAGACAGGAAAGCTGCAGCTCTGGTGATGTTCGCAACTCATGGCAGGTCGATCTGAGTTCTCATTTACTCCTGCCTCAGGGGGCGATGGAGGAGGACGGGATTGTTGTCTTTTTGTAG
- the pard6ga gene encoding par-6 family cell polarity regulator gamma a has protein sequence MNRPIRKAHSLRCCSMLEVKSKYGAEFRRFSVDRYEPGRYKDFYRLIVRLHQLWHTDVFIGYADVHGELLPINNDDNFCKAVSSTQSLLRIFIQLREEAEQCSACPDDMTKRKKSISHRKPAFQISKPHNFRPVSSIIDVDLVPESHRRVRLYRQNSDRPLGFFIRDGTTVTVTPYGLEKRPGVFISRIVPGGLAACTGLLALNDQVLEVNGIEVSGKTLDQVTDMMIANSHNLIITVKPANQHNNITRKSCASSTTGHYFESTESVCYPGLPMIMKAYGFNGSESEEDVDLVIERPVKHQYSSPHVSTSYRPQVAPGRPNSLLSAASFRSQPCLACTGHTGLRSVSDRQDYYGFKAAIRQESCSSGDVRNSWQVDLSSHLLLPQGAMEEDGIVVFL, from the exons ATGAACCGGCCGATCAGAAAGGCTCATTCGCTGCGCTGCTGCTCGATGCTCGAGGTCAAGAGTAAA TATGGTGCAGAGTTCAGGAGGTTTTCCGTGGATCGCTACGAGCCTGGCAGATATAAAGACTTCTACAGACTCATAGTGCGTTTACATCAGCTATGGCATACGGACGTGTTTATCGGATATGCAGATGTTCACGGAGAGCTGCTGCCTATCAATAATGATGACAACTTCTGCAAAGCTGTGAGCTCCACACAGTCTTTACTGCGCATCTTCATACAGTTGCGAG AGGAAGCAGAGCAGTGCAGCGCCTGTCCTGATGACATGACCAAACGCAAGAAATCCATAAGCCACAGAAAACCAGCGTTTCAGATCAGCAAACCACACAACTTCCGTCCCGTTTCCTCCATCATTGATGTGGACCTCGTCCCGGAATCCCACAGGAGAGTTCGCTTGTACCGGCAAAACTCAGACCGTCCTCTTGGCTTCTTTATTCGCGATGGCACCACAGTCACCGTCACTCCATACGGCCTGGAGAAGCGCCCAGGGGTCTTCATCTCCCGCATTGTGCCCGGCGGACTGGCAGCCTGCACGGGTTTGCTAGCCCTCAACGACCAGGTCCTGGAGGTGAACGGTATCGAGGTTTCAGGCAAGACTTTGGATCAGGTGACGGATATGATGATCGCCAACAGCCACAATCTCATCATCACAGTCAAACCTgcaaaccagcacaacaacatcaCTCGCAAAAGCTGTGCTTCTTCAACAACGGGACATTATTTCGAGAGCACAGAGTCGGTTTGCTATCCCGGTTTGCCAATGATAATGAAAGCCTATGGTTTTAATGGCTCGGAGAGTGAAGAAGATGTAGATTTGGTCATCGAGAGGCCTGTCAAACATCAATATTCATCTCCACATGTTAGCACTTCATACAGGCCTCAGGTTGCTCCCGGAAGGCCGAATTCACTCCTTTCAGCAGCGTCTTTTCGCTCTCAACCTTGTCTTGCTTGCACTGGACACACCGGGCTAAGGAGTGTGAGCGACAGGCAGGATTATTATGGGTTTAAAGCGGCCATCAGACAGGAAAGCTGCAGCTCTGGTGATGTTCGCAACTCATGGCAGGTCGATCTGAGTTCTCATTTACTCCTGCCTCAGGGGGCGATGGAGGAGGACGGGATTGTTGTCTTTTTGTAG
- the zgc:136493 gene encoding uncharacterized protein LOC692276 gives MEKPCILTKTLGAPGSIYKCFEPCIDKHFTIIPYERFVQRKEDFAAKIQAVFSWGPNINVDRDLLQSLPNLKAVINGGVGVDHLDIPLINSFGVKVSNTPHVVDNATADIGMSLMLASARKIIEGQHFSKFRESDDFPESTMGTDVSGATLGIIGMGRIGYKIAKRAQGFDMKILYHNRNRRPENEERAVGATYCASMTELLQRSDFVMVVVNLSPQTHKLISAKEFAMMRPNSTFINISRGLVVDQDALVDALLKKMIRAAALDVTYPEPLPRDHPLLSFPNVIVMPHIGTHTLETSQLMVERMVTNALAILNEGQLPDEVKA, from the exons ATGGAGAAGCCATGCATATTAACCAAGACACTTGGAGCTCCTGGAAGCATCTATAAGTGTTTTGAACCTTGCATCGACAAACACTTCACTATAATCCCATACGAGAGGTTTGTACAGAGGAAAGAGGACTTCGCTGCCAAAATCCAGGCAGTGTTTTCGTGGGGTCCCAATATTAATGTTGACCGAGACCTGTTACAGTCTTTGCCGAACCTCAAAGCTGTCATTAATGGAGGGGTAGGAGTGGACCACCTTGATATTCCTCTCATCAATAGCTTTGGTGTTAAAGTGTCCAACACTCCTCATGTAGTGGATAATGCTACTGCTGATATTGGCATGAGTCTGATGTTGGCATCTGCCAGGAAGATTATTGAGG ggcaacatttttccaaatttCGGGAGTCTGATGATTTTCCAGAGTCCACTATGGGCACTGATGTTAGCGGGGCCACTCTGGGCATCATCGGCATGGGGAGAATTGGGTACAAAATAGCCAAGAGGGCTCAAGGGTTTGACATGAAGATTCTTTATCACAATAGAAATCGAAG GCCTGAGAATGAAGAGAGAGCAGTTGGCGCCACATATTGTGCAAGCATGACTGAGCTACTCCAGAGGTCAGACTTTGTCATGGTGGTGGTCAATCTGTCCCCACAGACGCACAAACTGATCAGTGCCAAAGAGTTTGCCATGATGAGACCCAATAGCACCTTTATCAACATCAGCAGAG GTCTAGTAGTGGACCAAGATGCTTTAGTGGACGCTCTCCTGAAGAAAATGATCCGAGCCGCTGCTTTAGATGTCACTTATCCTGAACCACTGCCCCG GGATCACCCCCTGCTGTCCTTCCCAAATGTCATCGTCATGCCTCATATAGGAACACACACGTTGGAGACGTCTCAGCTCATGGTGGAGAGGATGGTGACCAATGCTTTGGCCATTCTAAACGAAGGCCAACTTCCTGATGAAGTCAAGGCATAG